A genomic segment from [Flavobacterium] thermophilum encodes:
- the dnaD gene encoding DNA replication protein dnaD, with protein sequence MEKKKVAEWLAQGSVAVPKLLLNHYKQLGLSEAELVLLLHMQSFFEQGITFPTPAELAERMTVPAAECMEMMRRLLRKGMVAIEEHTDERGIRSEKYTLEPLWEQLVHHLYAEAAKDERGGQQEEESLYTVFEQEFGRPLSPFECETLAMWIDQDGHEPAIIKAALREAVLSGKLNFRYIDRILFEWKKNGIRTIEQAHDYGKKFRKPKPLARPAKQATGEFKQTIPFFNWLDS encoded by the coding sequence ATGGAAAAGAAAAAGGTGGCCGAATGGCTGGCGCAAGGAAGCGTCGCCGTTCCAAAGCTGTTATTGAACCATTATAAACAGCTTGGCTTGAGCGAGGCGGAACTCGTGCTGCTTTTGCATATGCAGTCGTTTTTTGAGCAAGGGATCACCTTTCCGACGCCGGCGGAGCTGGCCGAGAGAATGACGGTCCCGGCGGCGGAGTGCATGGAAATGATGCGCCGCCTTTTGCGAAAGGGGATGGTGGCCATTGAGGAGCATACGGACGAACGCGGCATCCGCAGCGAAAAGTATACGCTCGAACCGCTTTGGGAGCAGCTGGTTCACCATTTGTATGCAGAAGCGGCCAAGGATGAGCGCGGCGGCCAGCAGGAGGAGGAAAGCCTATATACGGTTTTTGAGCAAGAATTTGGCCGCCCGCTCTCCCCGTTTGAGTGCGAAACGCTCGCGATGTGGATCGACCAAGACGGCCATGAACCGGCCATCATTAAAGCTGCGCTGCGCGAGGCGGTGCTGTCGGGAAAACTGAACTTTCGCTACATCGACCGCATTTTGTTTGAGTGGAAAAAGAACGGCATCCGCACGATCGAGCAGGCGCACGATTACGGCAAAAAATTCCGCAAGCCGAAACCGCTCGCCCGCCCGGCGAAACAGGCGACAGGGGAATTTAAGCAGACGATTCCGTTTTTCAACTGGCTTGACTCGTAA
- the asnS gene encoding Asparagine--tRNA ligase — MRTTIAEVNQYVGRQVTIGAWLANKRSSGKIAFLQLRDGTGFIQGVVEKANVSEEVFQRAKTLTQETSLYVTGTVRIDERSPFGYELSVTDLQVIDEAVDYPITPKEHGVEFLMDHRHLWLRSRRQHAIMKIRNEVIRATYEFFNDRGFVKVDAPILTGSAPEGTTELFHTKYFDEDAYLSQSGQLYMEAAAMALGKVFSFGPTFRAEKSKTRRHLIEFWMVEPEMAFYEFEDNLRLQEEYVSYLVQSVLSRCRLELGRLERDVSKLELVTPPFPRLTYDEAIKLLHDKGFTDIEWGDDFGAPHETAIAESFEKPVFITHYPTSLKPFYMQPDPKRPDVVLCADLIAPEGYGEIIGGSERIHDYNLLKQRLEEHHLPLEAYEWYLDLRKYGSVPHSGFGLGLERTVAWICGVEHVRETIPFPRLLNRLYP, encoded by the coding sequence GTGAGAACGACGATTGCGGAAGTAAACCAATATGTCGGCCGGCAAGTCACGATCGGCGCCTGGCTGGCCAATAAGCGCTCGAGTGGAAAAATCGCCTTTTTGCAGCTGCGCGACGGGACGGGCTTCATTCAAGGAGTCGTCGAAAAGGCGAACGTCTCAGAGGAAGTATTCCAACGCGCGAAAACGTTGACGCAAGAAACATCGCTGTATGTGACCGGAACAGTGCGCATTGACGAGCGTTCGCCGTTCGGCTACGAACTGTCGGTTACGGACTTGCAAGTCATCGATGAAGCGGTCGATTACCCGATTACGCCAAAGGAGCACGGCGTCGAATTTTTGATGGACCATCGCCATTTATGGCTTCGGTCGCGGCGTCAGCATGCCATTATGAAAATCCGCAACGAGGTCATTCGGGCAACGTACGAGTTTTTCAACGACCGCGGGTTCGTCAAAGTCGATGCGCCGATTTTGACCGGCAGCGCGCCGGAAGGAACGACCGAGCTGTTCCACACGAAATATTTCGATGAAGACGCGTATTTGTCGCAAAGCGGCCAGCTGTATATGGAGGCAGCGGCGATGGCGCTCGGCAAAGTATTTTCATTCGGCCCGACGTTTCGCGCTGAAAAGTCGAAAACGCGCCGCCATTTGATCGAATTTTGGATGGTCGAGCCGGAAATGGCGTTTTACGAGTTTGAAGACAACTTGCGGCTGCAGGAAGAGTACGTCTCCTATCTTGTGCAGTCGGTGCTCAGCCGCTGCCGGCTCGAGCTTGGGCGGCTTGAGCGCGATGTGTCCAAACTTGAGTTGGTCACGCCGCCGTTTCCGCGCCTGACGTATGACGAAGCGATCAAGCTTTTGCACGACAAAGGGTTCACCGACATCGAGTGGGGCGACGACTTCGGCGCGCCGCATGAGACGGCCATTGCGGAAAGTTTCGAGAAGCCGGTCTTTATCACTCATTACCCGACGTCATTAAAGCCGTTTTATATGCAGCCGGATCCGAAGCGGCCGGACGTTGTGTTGTGCGCCGACCTCATTGCCCCGGAAGGGTACGGGGAAATTATCGGCGGCTCGGAGCGCATCCATGATTATAACTTGTTAAAGCAACGCCTTGAGGAACACCATTTGCCGCTTGAGGCGTATGAATGGTATTTGGATTTGCGCAAATACGGATCGGTGCCGCACTCTGGGTTCGGGCTCGGCCTCGAGCGCACGGTCGCTTGGATTTGCGGCGTCGAGCATGTGCGTGAAACGATCCCATTCCCGCGCCTTCTCAACCGTTTGTATCCGTAA
- a CDS encoding Aspartate aminotransferase produces the protein MKLAKRVASLTPSATLAITAKAKELKAAGYDVIGLGAGEPDFNTPRHILDAAVRAMNEGHTKYTPSGGLPALKAEIIKKFARDQGLEYEPAEVIVCVGAKHALYTLFQVLLDEGDEVIIPTPYWVSYPEQVKLAGGVPVYVEGLEQHDFKITPEQLKQAITPRTKAVIINSPSNPTGMIYTAEELKALGDVCLEYGLLIVSDEIYEKLIYGGAKHVSIAELAPELKAQTVIINGVSKSHSMTGWRIGYAAGPKEIIKAMTDLASHSTSNPTSIAQYAAIAAYSGPQDPVEEMRRAFEERLHIIYDKLVQIPGFTCVKPQGAFYLFPNARKAAEMAGCRTVDEFVAVLLEEAKVALVPGSGFGAPDNVRLSYATSLEALETAVERIRRFMEARA, from the coding sequence ATGAAATTGGCAAAACGGGTGGCGTCGCTGACGCCATCGGCGACATTGGCCATTACGGCGAAAGCGAAAGAATTGAAAGCGGCTGGATACGACGTGATCGGCCTCGGGGCCGGAGAGCCGGATTTCAATACGCCGCGGCACATTCTCGATGCAGCGGTAAGAGCGATGAACGAAGGGCATACGAAATATACGCCCTCGGGCGGGCTGCCGGCGCTGAAGGCGGAAATCATCAAAAAGTTTGCCCGCGACCAAGGGCTTGAGTATGAGCCGGCGGAAGTGATTGTATGCGTCGGGGCGAAGCACGCCCTTTACACCCTCTTTCAAGTGCTGCTCGACGAGGGCGATGAGGTCATCATCCCGACGCCGTATTGGGTCAGCTACCCGGAACAAGTGAAGCTCGCCGGCGGCGTTCCCGTTTATGTGGAAGGGCTGGAACAACACGATTTCAAAATTACGCCAGAGCAGCTGAAGCAGGCGATCACGCCGCGGACGAAGGCGGTCATCATCAACTCGCCGAGCAACCCGACCGGCATGATTTACACGGCCGAAGAACTGAAGGCGCTCGGTGACGTTTGCTTAGAATACGGCCTCTTGATCGTCTCCGACGAAATTTATGAAAAGCTGATTTACGGCGGAGCGAAGCATGTCTCGATCGCTGAGCTGGCGCCGGAGCTGAAAGCGCAGACCGTCATCATCAACGGGGTGTCGAAGTCGCATTCGATGACGGGATGGCGCATCGGGTATGCGGCAGGTCCAAAAGAAATCATCAAAGCGATGACCGACTTGGCGAGCCACAGTACATCCAACCCGACGTCAATCGCCCAATACGCGGCCATCGCCGCGTACAGCGGCCCGCAGGATCCGGTGGAAGAAATGCGCCGGGCGTTTGAAGAGCGGCTCCATATCATTTACGACAAGCTTGTGCAAATTCCAGGGTTTACATGCGTCAAGCCGCAAGGGGCGTTTTACTTGTTCCCGAACGCCCGCAAAGCGGCGGAGATGGCGGGCTGCCGCACGGTCGACGAGTTCGTCGCCGTCTTGCTCGAAGAGGCGAAAGTCGCCCTCGTGCCCGGCTCCGGGTTTGGAGCGCCGGACAATGTCCGCCTGTCGTATGCGACTTCGCTTGAGGCGCTGGAAACGGCGGTGGAACGCATCCGCCGATTCATGGAAGCGCGCGCGTAA
- the ypmB gene encoding Uncharacterized protein conserved in bacteria, which produces MKKWGWLALLFFGFLIWQAWSIYGEAMAPKRSMAEHALARAREAVGLIDVKKVYTYYGDEAYTVFIGRTKQEKTDVVVWVPEKGGNVVVKRADSGISEAKARAILERDRRPQQIIDATLGMEKGVPLWELTYIDSEGRYSFYYLHFTDGAFLKRYSFQR; this is translated from the coding sequence ATGAAAAAATGGGGATGGTTGGCTCTCCTTTTTTTTGGTTTCCTCATTTGGCAGGCATGGTCGATTTATGGAGAGGCGATGGCGCCCAAACGGTCCATGGCGGAACACGCGCTTGCGCGGGCGAGGGAGGCAGTCGGATTGATTGACGTCAAGAAAGTCTATACATATTATGGGGATGAAGCGTACACTGTATTCATCGGCCGGACGAAGCAAGAAAAAACGGACGTCGTCGTTTGGGTGCCGGAAAAAGGAGGAAATGTCGTCGTCAAGCGGGCGGACAGCGGCATCAGCGAAGCAAAAGCGCGCGCCATTTTAGAGCGCGACCGCCGCCCGCAGCAGATCATTGACGCGACGCTCGGCATGGAAAAAGGCGTGCCTCTTTGGGAGTTGACATATATCGATTCGGAAGGAAGGTATTCGTTTTATTACCTTCATTTCACCGATGGCGCGTTCTTGAAGAGGTACAGTTTTCAACGATGA
- the dinG_2 gene encoding Probable ATP-dependent helicase dinG homolog, with translation MAMRFVIIDLETTGNGPKKGDRIIQLGMAVVEGRSIVARFASFFNPEQPIPPFIQQLTNIDEQTVEEAPLFADKAGEIAAMMKGAYFVAHNVDFDLPFLQAELERAGRPPFAGPTIDTVELARIVLPSAESYKLGDLAKQLGLRHDRPHQADSDAEVTAKLFIALLGRLHRLPLLTLEQLRRLARHLKSDIYSLLDAVIAEKRKEAPVDDTVAVYRGIALKKPAPKPDDGRRHSLSASFAAFYEQAPPLPLPGYKRREGQWEMMRLVYEALSTSQHALIEAGTGLGKSLAYLIPAAFFAGERQERVVVSTHTLQLQEQLIRRDLPVLRQVVPFPLRVAVLKGKQNYLSLDKFVSFLSEPCDTYDAALLKCQLLVWLLETDSGDLDELNVSSGARLLLSELAIGEGEDGGRHHFFAQAKQRAERANIVITNHAFLLHDLTASSPLLPPFRHLVIDEAHRLEDAAARSFGERIDYVSFRLLTAKIAQTLGKWPEAEHGEAEDAIARCQRRLEELQFEGDELFRLLRRYALAKKPARAGRCRCRFSPADEGGRTWQAATELCWRLRDSAAALCGAAMPLVSAPAADGSPLPASLAADLAALERQLATLVRLLTETDPSAVRWIEADEKGAANAVRLYSQPVDLADFFADRLFMKKRSVILTSATLTVRGRFAYMTRRLGLDEFYPLCRSFPAPFRYEEQAALFVPADMPLASAVSVETYAEAAAAAITAVARRVGRRLLVLFPSYELLKMTVEALKNDEADEPFVLIAQGVQSGSPAKLIRTFLQFERAVLFGTSGFWEGVDLPGDALDALIIARLPFAPPDDPVMEAKSERIRARGGDPFYELSLPEAVLRLKQGVGRLIRTERDKGVVFVLDRRLMNAPYRADFLASLPPLPVHEGGLLELLDAADAWLWQGRRPNGV, from the coding sequence ATGGCAATGCGCTTTGTCATTATTGATTTAGAGACAACCGGAAACGGGCCGAAAAAGGGCGACCGGATCATCCAGCTCGGCATGGCGGTGGTGGAAGGCCGCTCAATCGTGGCGCGGTTTGCCAGCTTTTTCAACCCTGAACAGCCGATCCCGCCATTTATCCAACAGCTGACCAATATTGACGAGCAGACCGTTGAAGAGGCGCCGCTGTTTGCCGATAAAGCGGGCGAGATTGCCGCCATGATGAAGGGGGCGTATTTCGTCGCCCATAACGTCGATTTTGATTTGCCGTTTTTGCAGGCGGAGCTCGAGCGGGCCGGGCGTCCGCCGTTTGCCGGTCCGACGATCGATACGGTGGAACTTGCGCGCATCGTGCTGCCGTCGGCGGAAAGCTACAAGCTTGGCGATTTGGCGAAACAGCTCGGCCTTCGCCATGATCGCCCGCACCAGGCGGACAGCGATGCGGAAGTGACCGCCAAACTGTTCATTGCCCTGCTCGGACGGCTGCACCGCCTGCCCTTGTTGACGCTTGAACAGCTGCGCCGCCTCGCCCGCCATTTGAAAAGCGACATTTATTCGCTCTTGGACGCCGTCATTGCGGAAAAACGAAAAGAAGCGCCAGTGGATGACACGGTCGCGGTATACCGCGGCATTGCGCTGAAAAAACCGGCGCCAAAGCCGGATGACGGCAGACGGCATTCCCTTTCCGCCTCGTTCGCTGCTTTTTATGAACAGGCGCCGCCCCTTCCGCTTCCTGGCTACAAACGACGTGAAGGGCAGTGGGAGATGATGCGGCTTGTCTATGAGGCGCTGTCGACGTCCCAGCATGCGCTCATTGAGGCGGGAACCGGGCTCGGCAAATCGCTCGCCTACTTGATTCCCGCCGCCTTTTTTGCCGGTGAGCGCCAGGAGCGGGTCGTGGTAAGCACGCATACGCTTCAGCTGCAAGAGCAGCTCATCCGCCGCGATTTGCCCGTGCTGCGGCAAGTCGTGCCGTTTCCGCTTCGGGTCGCCGTCTTGAAAGGGAAGCAAAACTACCTTTCCCTCGACAAGTTCGTTTCGTTTTTGTCTGAACCGTGCGATACGTACGATGCGGCGCTGTTGAAGTGCCAGCTGCTCGTCTGGCTGCTTGAGACAGACAGCGGCGATTTGGACGAATTGAATGTGTCGTCCGGCGCCCGTCTTTTGTTGTCAGAGCTGGCCATTGGCGAGGGGGAAGACGGCGGGAGGCATCATTTTTTCGCCCAAGCGAAACAACGCGCCGAGCGGGCGAATATTGTCATTACGAACCACGCGTTTTTGCTTCATGATTTGACAGCTTCTTCGCCGCTTTTGCCGCCGTTTCGCCATCTTGTCATCGATGAGGCCCATCGGCTCGAGGACGCTGCCGCCCGTTCGTTTGGCGAACGGATTGACTACGTGTCTTTTCGTCTGCTGACGGCCAAAATAGCGCAAACGCTTGGAAAATGGCCGGAAGCGGAGCACGGTGAAGCGGAAGACGCGATCGCCCGCTGCCAACGGCGTTTGGAAGAGCTGCAATTTGAAGGGGACGAGCTGTTCCGTTTGCTGCGCCGCTATGCGCTTGCGAAAAAGCCGGCGCGGGCCGGCCGTTGCCGCTGCCGTTTTTCCCCGGCTGACGAGGGCGGCCGGACGTGGCAGGCAGCGACGGAGTTATGCTGGCGTCTGCGCGACTCGGCAGCGGCGCTATGCGGTGCCGCGATGCCGCTTGTGTCAGCGCCCGCCGCGGATGGTTCTCCGCTGCCTGCTTCGCTGGCAGCGGATTTGGCGGCGTTGGAGCGACAGCTGGCAACGCTTGTCCGGCTGTTGACGGAAACGGATCCCAGCGCCGTCCGCTGGATCGAAGCGGATGAGAAAGGGGCGGCGAACGCCGTCCGCCTTTATTCCCAGCCGGTCGACCTCGCCGATTTTTTTGCGGACCGGCTGTTTATGAAAAAGCGGAGCGTCATTTTGACTTCCGCAACGCTTACGGTTCGCGGGCGTTTCGCGTATATGACGAGGCGCCTCGGGTTGGACGAGTTTTATCCGCTGTGCCGCTCGTTTCCGGCGCCGTTTCGCTACGAGGAACAGGCCGCGCTCTTTGTGCCGGCGGACATGCCGCTCGCTTCCGCTGTTTCGGTCGAGACGTATGCCGAGGCGGCAGCGGCGGCCATCACAGCAGTCGCCCGGCGCGTCGGCCGGCGGCTGCTTGTGCTGTTTCCATCGTACGAATTGTTGAAAATGACCGTCGAGGCGTTAAAAAACGACGAGGCGGACGAACCATTTGTCTTGATCGCTCAAGGGGTGCAAAGCGGCAGTCCGGCCAAGCTCATCCGGACGTTTTTGCAGTTTGAGCGCGCTGTGCTGTTTGGGACGAGCGGTTTTTGGGAGGGGGTCGATTTGCCGGGGGATGCGCTTGATGCGCTCATCATCGCGCGTTTGCCGTTTGCTCCTCCGGACGATCCGGTGATGGAAGCGAAAAGCGAACGCATTCGTGCACGGGGAGGCGATCCGTTTTATGAGCTGTCGCTTCCCGAGGCCGTCCTCCGATTGAAGCAAGGCGTCGGCCGTCTCATCCGCACCGAGCGCGACAAGGGAGTGGTGTTCGTCCTTGACCGCCGGTTGATGAACGCCCCGTACCGAGCGGACTTTCTCGCGTCGCTGCCGCCGCTTCCTGTGCATGAGGGTGGACTTTTGGAGCTGCTCGATGCGGCGGACGCCTGGCTTTGGCAAGGCCGCCGGCCCAATGGCGTTTAG
- the panD gene encoding Aspartate 1-decarboxylase precursor — protein MFRTLMNAKIHRARVTEANLDYVGSITIDEDILDAVGMVANEKVQVVNNNNGARFETYIIPGERGSGVFCLNGAAARLVQKGDIIIVISYALVPEEKVAAHRPKIAIMDEHNRIAQLIAEEPAHTIL, from the coding sequence ATGTTTCGTACGCTCATGAACGCCAAAATTCATCGCGCCCGTGTGACGGAAGCGAACCTGGATTACGTCGGCAGCATTACCATCGATGAAGATATTTTGGACGCCGTCGGCATGGTGGCTAATGAAAAAGTGCAGGTGGTCAACAATAATAATGGAGCCCGCTTTGAAACGTATATCATCCCCGGGGAGCGCGGCAGCGGCGTCTTTTGCCTAAACGGCGCGGCCGCCCGCCTCGTGCAAAAAGGGGATATCATCATCGTAATTTCGTATGCGCTCGTTCCGGAAGAAAAAGTCGCCGCGCATCGTCCGAAAATCGCCATTATGGACGAACACAACCGGATCGCGCAGCTTATCGCCGAAGAGCCGGCACATACGATTTTATAA
- the panC gene encoding Pantothenate synthetase has protein sequence MMIVVDRIATMQALMRQYRREGKTIGFVPTMGYLHDGHAALIDRAREENDIVVLSIFVNPLQFGPNEDFARYPRDFERDRRIAGQHGVDVLFHPEADEMYPAPLSVQAVVKARTDVLCGRSRPGHFDGVATVLIKLFNIVMPDRAYFGMKDAQQVAVVDGLIRDFNFPIELVPVPTVRETDGLAKSSRNVYLSPQERKEAPALYEALKAAAAAVDRGERNAEAIRRLVREHIEAHTHAEIDYVEVCSYPDLTPLSALAGTVLIAVAVRFAGARLIDNIMVELPAADRRGE, from the coding sequence ATGATGATCGTTGTCGACCGCATTGCGACAATGCAGGCGTTGATGCGCCAATATCGCCGCGAAGGAAAAACGATTGGGTTCGTCCCGACGATGGGCTATTTGCACGATGGGCACGCCGCGCTCATCGACCGGGCGCGCGAAGAGAACGATATCGTTGTGCTCAGCATTTTTGTCAACCCGCTTCAGTTTGGACCGAACGAAGATTTTGCCCGCTACCCGCGCGATTTTGAGCGCGACCGGCGCATCGCCGGCCAGCATGGCGTGGACGTATTGTTTCACCCGGAGGCGGACGAAATGTATCCGGCGCCGCTCTCGGTGCAAGCGGTCGTCAAGGCGCGCACCGATGTGTTGTGTGGGCGGTCGCGGCCCGGTCATTTCGACGGCGTGGCGACCGTGCTCATTAAGCTGTTCAACATTGTTATGCCCGACCGCGCGTACTTTGGGATGAAAGACGCCCAGCAGGTGGCGGTCGTCGACGGCTTAATCCGCGACTTTAATTTTCCGATCGAGCTCGTGCCGGTGCCGACGGTGCGCGAGACCGACGGGCTGGCGAAAAGCTCGCGCAACGTTTATTTATCGCCGCAGGAGCGAAAGGAAGCGCCGGCGCTCTACGAGGCGCTTAAGGCCGCAGCAGCGGCTGTTGACCGCGGGGAGCGGAACGCGGAAGCCATCCGCCGCCTCGTGCGGGAGCATATTGAGGCGCATACGCATGCGGAAATCGATTATGTTGAAGTATGCTCATATCCCGATTTAACGCCGCTTTCGGCGCTCGCCGGAACGGTGCTCATTGCGGTTGCCGTCCGGTTTGCGGGCGCCCGCTTGATCGATAACATCATGGTCGAGTTGCCTGCAGCGGACAGGCGAGGGGAGTAA
- the panB gene encoding 3-methyl-2-oxobutanoate hydroxymethyltransferase → MKTKTDFFRMKQTGEPIVMVTAYDFPSAKLAEQAGVDMILVGDSLGMVVLGYDSTIPVTVEDMIHHTKAVRRGAPNTFVVTDMPFMSYHASKEEALQNARRIMQQSGANAVKVEGADEVTGVIAALTKAGVPVVAHLGLTPQSVGVLGGYKVQGKDAESAKKLMDDAKQCEQAGAIALVLECVPRQLGAAIARELHIPVIGIGAGAEVDGQVLVYHDVLGYGVDRVPKFVKQYAVIQDAVVQALANYVADVKLRQFPEPAHAFTMKEEEWVALYGGKQ, encoded by the coding sequence AGACGAAAACGGATTTTTTTCGCATGAAACAGACAGGCGAGCCCATCGTCATGGTGACCGCCTATGATTTTCCATCGGCCAAGCTCGCGGAGCAAGCCGGGGTGGACATGATTTTGGTCGGCGACTCGCTCGGCATGGTCGTGCTCGGCTATGACTCGACGATTCCGGTGACGGTTGAGGACATGATTCATCATACGAAGGCGGTGCGGCGGGGCGCGCCCAACACGTTTGTCGTCACGGACATGCCGTTTATGTCCTACCATGCGTCGAAAGAGGAAGCGTTGCAAAACGCCCGGCGCATCATGCAGCAGTCGGGGGCGAACGCCGTCAAAGTGGAAGGAGCCGATGAAGTTACCGGCGTCATCGCCGCGCTGACGAAAGCCGGCGTGCCGGTCGTCGCCCACCTCGGGCTGACACCGCAGTCGGTCGGCGTCCTCGGCGGCTACAAAGTGCAAGGCAAAGATGCGGAAAGCGCCAAAAAGCTTATGGATGATGCGAAACAGTGCGAACAAGCGGGCGCGATCGCCTTGGTGCTCGAATGCGTGCCAAGGCAGCTTGGCGCCGCCATTGCCCGGGAGCTTCATATTCCTGTCATCGGCATCGGCGCCGGGGCCGAGGTGGACGGCCAAGTGCTCGTGTATCATGATGTGCTCGGCTACGGTGTTGACCGTGTGCCGAAGTTTGTCAAACAATACGCCGTCATTCAAGATGCCGTCGTCCAGGCATTGGCCAACTATGTCGCCGATGTCAAACTGCGACAGTTTCCAGAGCCGGCGCACGCGTTTACCATGAAGGAAGAAGAATGGGTGGCGTTATACGGAGGAAAGCAATGA